A region of the Rhodospirillaceae bacterium genome:
CTCGGCAACGACCCTGTCCTGAAAGCCATCGCGGGCACTGGTGGCGTAGGGGGGGCCGGTGCTGGTATTTAAGATATAAACTTGCTCATCAGCGTGCGCACCGGGAATGTTCGCAACGATGAAAACAAACAGAGAAAACGCCAAAAAATTTCGATTAAACAAGTAAATTCTCCAGCTGCAAGGCGATATCCCCCTGATATCTCCGGTGCCAGATGTGACAGTATACACACAACACAGGTTGGAGAATACCGATCTGAATTTACGTAATTCTGGCCCCAGGACACCTTTATATTACAATAGATTTATATTAACGGGGTTCTTCAATCAACCGGGTAGCAAATTATTAACCAATTTTCCCGATACTTTCTGCCCTGACCAACACGCATGGGGAAATTATTGGCGTGATTGGCAACGGAAACGTTAATCAGCGAGAAAGGGCCTCGCATGAGCGACGAAAGCGGAAACCAAAACGCAGCAGAAACGCCAAGTCACGGTGACGAACGTCGCAAGGGCGGTCGTCGCCATGATGACCGGCGTCAAGGTGATCGCCGTCAGGCGACAGATCCGGCTGACGAAATTGCCCGTAAACTCGAAGCCAGCAAACAGAAACAATTTGAGGAAAAGCGCCGGGTTGAAGGCGCCCAGGCCGAACGTCGCAACCAGGACCGCAGGCGCGTTTCCGAACGCCGCAAACAAATCCTCAGCGAGGAAGAAGATAACCTGGCCAAAGAGAAGGAAGAGGCCGAAGCCAGGAGGCTGAAAAAGCGAAATAAAAAGGCCAAAAGGCGGGTCACCGATCGCAAAGCCAGGAAAAAGCGCCGCCGCGCCACCATCAAAAAAATCATCGGCTGGATTGTCCCCATGATCTACCTGACCCTGCTCTTCGGGATCATTTACGGCGTCGTCGTCTACTGGCCCCAATTCGCCAAAATGCTCAAGTAAGGCAGCAAGGGCATCGACGCAATCCGCGTAGCCCATGAAAACCGGGTTTTGAAATTAAAAAATCCTCAATTTTCCTAAGAAAATCAAGGGCTGAAAATGGTAGCCGAGGAGGGATTTGTTCAAGATCCTACAAACGCTCTAATACGAAGGGAAGTGTAGAAAATGCCTGCTTTTAGGGGTAAAGCGGACGTTTTTTCGAACAGGTGTTTAGGTCTGCTCCTGACCCAAAGCGGGCATTCAACGGACCATCCTTTTAACCAATGGTTTTACGGTCAGACCCTGGACGATTATCGAAAACAGGACGACGCCATAAGTGATGCTCAGAATGGCGGGCTTGTATTCAATGTCCGGCAGGGACAAGGCAAGGGCAACCGCGATGCCGCCGCGCAGTCCCCCCCATATCAACACCGGCACGGCGCCCTTGGTGAAAGTTTTCCAGCGCGAGAGGATTGCGATAGGGATGGTGACACTGAGCGCCCGGGCAAAGAGCGTCACGGGGATGGCCAGGAGGGCAACATCCAAAAGGTCGATGCTTTCGGCGACGACCAGCACTTCCAGGCCGATAAGCAGAAACAGGACTGAATTAAGGATCTCGTCGATCAGCGTCCAGAACGTCAGCACATAGTCACGGGTTTGCTCGCTCATGGCGTATTTAACGCCCCGGTTGCCGATAAACAGGCCAGCGATCACCATGGCAATCGGTCCGCTCATATGCAGATAGAGGGCTAACGCATAAGTGACCATCACCAGCGCCAGCGTGATTAGAACTTCGAGGCTCGGATCATCGATCCCGTACATGGCGCGGTAACCGATGTATCCAGCGGCCAAGCCCAGGACCGCGCCGCCAACCGCTTCGGTAAAGAACAGTTCGATGATTTCGATCGCTCCCATGTCGCCGCCCTGTTCGCCACCGGCAAGAGCGATCGCCACGACGACCGTAAAGACGACTACGCCGATCCCATCATTGAACAGCGATTCACCGGCCATCTTAGCCTGTAGGGTGTCGGGGACCTCGACGGTTTTGAAAAGACTGAGAACCGCGACCGGATCGGTGGGGCTGATCAACGCGCCGAATACCAACGCCCAGATAAAGGGGAACTCAATCTCAAACAATCCCAACAGGAACCACATCACCGTCCCAACCACGAAGGTCGAAATCAAAGTGCCAAGACACGCCATTACGCCGATTGTTAAACGCCGGGTCTTGATGGCGGAGAAATCGGCATGCAAGGCACCGGCAAACAACAGGAAGCTCAGCATCCCGTGCATCAGGGTTTCATTGAAATCGATTTGACGAAGTACGCCGGTGACCTTCTGAGCAATGTGAACGGAGGGTTGGATCAGATCAAATCCGATAATCGACAGCGAAGCAGCAAGCGCGATCACCACCAGCCCGATCGTGTGTGGCAGGCGCAAAAACCGGTGATTGATATAGCCGAACAAGGCAGAAAGCCCCACAAGGATCGCACTAATGCTGAATATGCTCATCGTTCCCTTTTTCTCATTCTTTAACGAACTTCGTCGGCAACACCCCCTGATCCTACAACATTTCAGGAAGGGTATCGGAATGTTCGCTTTTAGGCGGTAGAGCGGACGTCATTTCAAGTGGGTGATTAGGTCCGGAAATGACCCAAAACGGACACTGTTGATTAATGTCGCTCATGACTGTGTCACCACCTCCGTTTCCAACTATCATGCCGTCAAATGATCGGTGGCGTTGAAATAGGGTAAGCTGTCATGTGAAGAGCAGCCAAGCATGGCGAGCCTTTCAGCAATTTTGATAGCCTTTTGGTATTTGCGTT
Encoded here:
- a CDS encoding sodium:proton antiporter, giving the protein MSIFSISAILVGLSALFGYINHRFLRLPHTIGLVVIALAASLSIIGFDLIQPSVHIAQKVTGVLRQIDFNETLMHGMLSFLLFAGALHADFSAIKTRRLTIGVMACLGTLISTFVVGTVMWFLLGLFEIEFPFIWALVFGALISPTDPVAVLSLFKTVEVPDTLQAKMAGESLFNDGIGVVVFTVVVAIALAGGEQGGDMGAIEIIELFFTEAVGGAVLGLAAGYIGYRAMYGIDDPSLEVLITLALVMVTYALALYLHMSGPIAMVIAGLFIGNRGVKYAMSEQTRDYVLTFWTLIDEILNSVLFLLIGLEVLVVAESIDLLDVALLAIPVTLFARALSVTIPIAILSRWKTFTKGAVPVLIWGGLRGGIAVALALSLPDIEYKPAILSITYGVVLFSIIVQGLTVKPLVKRMVR